One Cohnella candidum genomic region harbors:
- a CDS encoding GGDEF domain-containing protein, giving the protein MSLPSMEFNQKRWNRLLLNGFWVVLALATAVEILYMYFVTELSAAEFFPRYVALPTLMMLGVVLSAEGCVRYLAPKYHDYFLIEASTLLAVIVTAIHSSLDYLLFFLFFPIMISIFYFQYKKLAFAIANTFASLYILYMLNVDIHTLISPIGLVSMTVLISVYSGIAFGVLTRGREALQHLRSSYESNQELLVRNILMDKLAKTDALTDTYNHMAYHEYVEKLVEQADQGSLHLQIAVMDIDNFKKVNDTYGHRAGDAVLREVAAIARSKVGANDFVARYGGEEFVILFTELEYPAAYDSVEEIRRTVAETPHDSLGGLPVTISIGINRYEPGMGKEKFFQGADAALYAAKRSGKNRTVAAEAMNVSQEAAAASEDNR; this is encoded by the coding sequence ATGTCTTTACCGTCCATGGAATTCAATCAAAAACGATGGAACCGGCTCCTTCTGAACGGATTTTGGGTCGTGCTCGCTTTGGCCACTGCCGTCGAAATCCTTTATATGTATTTCGTGACGGAGCTTTCGGCCGCCGAGTTCTTCCCCCGGTACGTCGCTCTGCCCACCCTGATGATGCTGGGCGTCGTTCTGTCGGCGGAAGGCTGCGTCCGCTATCTGGCCCCCAAATATCACGATTACTTTCTCATCGAAGCCTCCACGCTGCTCGCCGTCATCGTTACCGCGATCCACTCCAGCTTGGATTACCTGCTATTCTTCCTGTTTTTCCCGATCATGATCAGCATTTTTTATTTCCAATACAAGAAGCTCGCCTTCGCCATCGCGAATACTTTTGCTTCGCTTTACATCCTTTATATGCTGAACGTCGATATCCATACGCTGATCAGCCCCATCGGTCTCGTGTCCATGACGGTGCTCATCTCCGTATACAGCGGCATCGCTTTCGGCGTGCTCACCCGGGGCCGCGAGGCGCTGCAGCATTTGCGCTCCTCCTACGAGTCCAACCAGGAGCTGCTCGTTCGCAATATTCTCATGGACAAGCTGGCCAAAACCGACGCACTCACGGATACGTACAACCACATGGCTTACCACGAATATGTGGAGAAACTGGTGGAACAGGCGGATCAGGGCTCGCTTCATTTGCAGATCGCCGTAATGGACATCGATAACTTCAAAAAGGTCAACGATACGTACGGACACCGGGCGGGAGACGCCGTTCTCCGGGAAGTGGCCGCGATCGCGCGCTCGAAGGTCGGCGCCAACGATTTCGTCGCCCGATACGGGGGAGAAGAATTCGTTATCCTGTTCACGGAACTGGAATACCCGGCCGCTTACGACTCGGTCGAAGAAATCCGGCGAACGGTTGCCGAGACGCCGCATGATTCGCTTGGCGGGCTGCCCGTGACGATCAGCATCGGCATCAACCGCTACGAGCCGGGCATGGGGAAAGAGAAGTTCTTCCAAGGGGCCGACGCCGCCTTATATGCGGCCAAGCGCAGCGGTAAAAACCGGACGGTTGCCGCCGAAGCGATGAACGTGTCGCAAGAAGCCGCCGCGGCTTCGGAAGACAACCGCTGA
- the thrS gene encoding threonine--tRNA ligase, which translates to MVQVKLPDGAVREYEAGVTVEDVAGSISPGLRKNAVAGKVDGITVDLNTPISRDASLEILTLDQDAGLQVMRHSTAHLMAQAIKRLYGGNNVKLGIGPVIEDGFYYDIDMEQSITPEDLAKIEQEMEKIVKEDLPIVRRVVSREEALAIYEEIGDPLKLELIRDLPADSVITIYDQGEFFDLCRGPHLPSTGKIKAFKLLSVAGAYWRGDSKNKMLQRIYGTAFAKKAQLDEHLHFLEEAKKRDHRKLGRELNMFTFSREVGQGLPLWLPYGAKLRRTLERYIVDLEERLGYQHVYTPVLANVDLYKTSGHWEHYKDDMFPPMELDNEELVLRPMNCPHHMMVYKSDMRSYRDLPLRVAELGTMHRYEMSGALTGLHRVRAMTLNDAHIFCRMDQIKEEFTRVVNLIRQVYEDFGIREYRFRLSYRDPQDKEKYWPDDEMWESTQRMLREVVEELGLPFFEAEGEAAFYGPKLDVQIKTALGKEETLSTAQLDVLLPERFELEYVGDDGKKHRPVVIHRGIISTMERMTAFLLENFAGALPLWLSPVQAKVIPVSTAYESYVREVAEKLQAAGIRAEVDLRNEKLGYKIREAQLEKIPYMLIVGEQEAANGTVSVRRRGEGDLGAQPLGDFVARAAGEIASKRID; encoded by the coding sequence ATGGTGCAAGTGAAACTGCCGGACGGAGCGGTCCGGGAATACGAGGCCGGAGTAACGGTCGAAGACGTGGCGGGCTCGATCAGCCCGGGACTGCGCAAGAACGCCGTAGCGGGGAAGGTGGACGGAATTACCGTCGACCTCAATACGCCGATTTCCCGGGACGCATCGTTGGAAATTCTGACGCTCGACCAAGATGCCGGACTGCAAGTCATGCGCCACAGCACGGCACACTTGATGGCGCAAGCCATCAAACGGCTGTACGGCGGAAACAACGTGAAGCTCGGCATCGGCCCGGTCATCGAGGACGGCTTCTATTACGATATCGACATGGAGCAATCCATCACGCCGGAAGACCTTGCTAAGATCGAACAGGAAATGGAGAAGATCGTCAAAGAAGACCTGCCGATCGTCCGCCGGGTCGTCAGCCGCGAGGAAGCGCTGGCCATCTACGAGGAAATCGGCGATCCGTTGAAGCTCGAGCTGATCCGCGATTTGCCCGCCGACTCCGTGATCACGATTTACGACCAGGGCGAGTTTTTTGATCTGTGCCGCGGCCCGCATCTTCCTTCCACCGGGAAAATCAAGGCGTTCAAGCTGCTGAGCGTAGCTGGCGCTTACTGGCGCGGAGACAGCAAGAACAAAATGCTGCAGCGCATTTACGGAACGGCATTCGCCAAAAAAGCTCAGCTCGACGAGCATCTCCACTTCCTCGAGGAAGCCAAGAAGCGGGATCACCGGAAGCTGGGACGGGAACTGAACATGTTCACGTTCTCCCGCGAAGTCGGCCAAGGCCTGCCGCTCTGGCTTCCGTACGGCGCCAAGCTACGCCGCACGCTGGAGCGCTACATCGTGGATCTGGAGGAACGGCTTGGCTACCAGCACGTGTATACGCCGGTGCTCGCCAACGTCGATCTGTACAAAACCTCCGGCCACTGGGAGCATTATAAGGACGACATGTTCCCGCCCATGGAGCTGGACAATGAAGAGCTCGTGCTCCGTCCGATGAACTGCCCGCACCACATGATGGTATACAAAAGCGACATGCGCAGCTACCGCGATCTGCCGCTTCGGGTCGCCGAGCTCGGCACGATGCACCGCTACGAGATGTCGGGTGCGCTCACCGGTCTCCACCGCGTGCGGGCGATGACGCTGAACGACGCGCACATCTTCTGCCGCATGGACCAAATCAAGGAGGAGTTCACGCGGGTCGTGAACCTCATCCGCCAAGTGTACGAGGATTTCGGCATTCGGGAATACCGCTTCCGCCTGTCCTACCGCGATCCGCAGGACAAGGAAAAGTACTGGCCGGACGACGAAATGTGGGAGTCCACGCAGCGCATGCTCCGCGAGGTCGTCGAGGAGCTTGGCCTGCCGTTCTTCGAAGCCGAAGGAGAAGCCGCGTTCTACGGACCGAAGCTCGACGTGCAGATCAAAACCGCCCTCGGCAAGGAAGAAACGCTGTCGACGGCTCAGCTTGACGTGCTGCTGCCCGAACGGTTCGAGCTCGAATACGTGGGCGACGACGGCAAGAAGCACCGTCCGGTCGTCATCCACCGCGGCATCATCAGCACGATGGAGCGCATGACCGCGTTCCTGCTGGAGAACTTCGCCGGCGCGCTTCCGCTGTGGCTCTCTCCCGTGCAGGCGAAAGTCATCCCGGTCAGCACCGCTTATGAATCCTACGTTCGCGAGGTCGCCGAGAAGCTCCAAGCTGCCGGCATCCGCGCGGAAGTCGACTTGCGCAACGAGAAACTCGGATACAAGATCCGCGAAGCCCAGTTGGAGAAAATCCCGTACATGCTCATCGTCGGAGAGCAGGAAGCGGCGAACGGCACCGTGTCGGTACGCCGCCGCGGGGAAGGCGATCTCGGGGCTCAACCGCTCGGCGATTTCGTAGCCCGTGCAGCCGGCGAAATCGCGTCGAAACGCATCGATTAA
- a CDS encoding EAL domain-containing protein, giving the protein MTSPTLLERISMGLKLLLPDRAIKFFPPDFTLRRPVLSLLAKGLEGQSACYLALFRLEFARLQHEVSEEAWASLHDAARRHLRIAAAEQWKDEELIVLDQFDRADYVLLFRAESHGVGVSAGLPPAMNEKLERMRRSLEVGLHGAAPEWRLNLRVVLASVPLHAAKGQSSPENLLRESYEFARALATRQATPQTAAARRQLEQMLERGAVSVLAQPIMNLTSGDVSGWEILTRGPEGSAFHMPDELFRLASQTRLLSRLEFLIISKALEEVASRDISEPVFLNVTAVTLTHPLFLSHVLKCLERHPGLSAGQIYFEITERHEVSDFEAMAVILASFRQRGFRFAVDDAGAGYSSLQWIGELGPELIKIDQSVIRHVDRVAVKESMLKALVTLAKELNCEVVAEGVEREEEADVLFRLDVDMGQGYYFARPSALLPADERVMFQETKARIQHRRGQAAS; this is encoded by the coding sequence GTGACCTCTCCCACGCTTCTCGAACGGATTTCCATGGGACTGAAGCTGCTGCTTCCGGACCGCGCGATCAAATTTTTCCCGCCGGATTTCACGCTCCGACGGCCTGTTCTTTCCCTTCTCGCGAAAGGGTTGGAAGGGCAGTCGGCGTGTTATTTGGCTTTGTTCCGGCTGGAGTTCGCGCGGCTGCAGCACGAAGTTTCGGAAGAAGCATGGGCGAGCCTTCACGACGCGGCAAGGCGTCATCTTCGGATTGCCGCCGCAGAGCAATGGAAAGACGAAGAATTGATCGTGCTGGATCAGTTCGACCGCGCGGATTACGTGTTGCTGTTCCGTGCCGAATCCCATGGCGTAGGGGTTTCCGCGGGATTGCCTCCCGCCATGAACGAGAAGCTCGAACGCATGCGCAGAAGCCTGGAGGTCGGGCTGCACGGCGCCGCTCCGGAATGGCGGCTTAATCTGCGGGTCGTGCTGGCGAGCGTACCGCTCCATGCGGCCAAAGGCCAGTCATCGCCCGAAAATTTGCTGAGGGAATCGTACGAGTTCGCCCGGGCGCTTGCGACGCGCCAGGCGACTCCGCAGACGGCGGCGGCGCGGCGGCAGCTTGAGCAAATGCTGGAGCGCGGCGCGGTATCCGTGCTGGCCCAGCCGATCATGAACTTGACGAGCGGGGACGTGTCGGGTTGGGAAATCCTGACGCGCGGTCCGGAAGGCAGCGCGTTCCATATGCCGGACGAGCTGTTCCGGCTGGCCTCCCAGACCCGGCTGCTGAGCCGGCTCGAGTTTCTGATCATCAGCAAGGCCTTGGAGGAAGTGGCCTCTCGGGACATTTCGGAGCCGGTGTTCCTGAACGTGACCGCCGTCACGCTGACGCATCCTCTGTTCCTTTCCCACGTCTTGAAGTGCTTAGAACGGCACCCTGGATTGTCCGCCGGTCAAATCTACTTCGAAATCACCGAACGCCACGAGGTGTCGGATTTCGAAGCGATGGCCGTCATTCTCGCATCGTTTCGCCAGCGAGGCTTCCGTTTCGCCGTGGACGATGCCGGAGCCGGCTATTCCAGCCTGCAGTGGATTGGGGAACTTGGGCCCGAGCTGATCAAGATCGACCAGTCCGTCATCCGCCACGTCGACCGTGTCGCGGTGAAAGAAAGCATGCTCAAAGCGCTCGTGACGTTGGCCAAAGAGCTGAACTGCGAGGTTGTCGCCGAGGGCGTGGAGCGGGAGGAAGAAGCGGACGTGCTGTTCCGCCTCGACGTGGACATGGGCCAAGGCTACTACTTCGCCCGTCCGAGCGCCTTGCTTCCCGCCGATGAGCGGGTCATGTTCCAGGAAACGAAAGCACGGATCCAGCACCGCAGGGGGCAAGCCGCCTCCTGA
- the ytxC gene encoding putative sporulation protein YtxC, whose protein sequence is MKRVEFLVERRHDRGSLERLAAMLNRAMMGPERAVDAMQWELSGEDGFMRIQLPLGPGPAARRSLCEQVGSVLADFTLSEHEPQLLRKMFQHRYGIEDAVETDALIAEAVSLLDGECEPEQTGPGPGRERRIRKLTSRFAAYLAENDRLHVDGFIRFRLGEYRAEVLEAAETAMEERLMERQYEEFMAALKSMVDWQRTGLPAVHVLHAGGHAFRLLDEDMRPLERDDLLPEDASEEDEEESLLVSRLLAVSPGQLHIHTPEPESQVIRTLIGIFGDRAALYPHKP, encoded by the coding sequence ATGAAGCGGGTTGAGTTCCTGGTTGAGCGCCGGCATGACCGCGGCTCGCTCGAACGGCTGGCGGCCATGCTGAACCGGGCGATGATGGGGCCCGAACGAGCGGTGGACGCAATGCAATGGGAGTTGTCGGGGGAAGACGGATTCATGCGCATACAGCTTCCGCTCGGACCCGGTCCTGCAGCGCGAAGAAGCTTATGCGAACAAGTCGGGAGCGTGCTGGCGGATTTTACGCTGAGCGAGCATGAGCCGCAATTGTTGAGGAAAATGTTCCAGCACCGTTATGGAATCGAGGACGCCGTGGAAACGGACGCCCTCATCGCGGAGGCCGTCAGCCTGTTGGACGGGGAATGCGAACCGGAGCAGACGGGACCGGGACCGGGCAGGGAAAGAAGAATCCGTAAGCTGACGTCCCGATTCGCGGCTTACTTGGCCGAAAACGACAGGCTTCACGTCGACGGGTTCATCCGTTTCCGGCTGGGCGAGTACCGGGCCGAAGTGCTGGAAGCTGCGGAGACGGCCATGGAAGAAAGGCTGATGGAACGCCAGTATGAAGAATTCATGGCCGCGCTGAAATCGATGGTGGACTGGCAGCGGACCGGATTGCCCGCCGTACACGTCCTGCATGCCGGCGGACATGCCTTCCGCCTGCTGGATGAAGACATGCGGCCGTTGGAACGGGACGACTTGCTCCCGGAGGACGCGTCGGAAGAGGACGAAGAAGAAAGCTTGCTCGTGAGCCGCTTGCTGGCCGTATCGCCGGGACAGCTGCACATTCACACGCCGGAACCCGAGTCGCAGGTCATCCGGACGCTGATCGGCATTTTCGGAGACCGCGCCGCGTTGTATCCCCACAAACCGTAG
- the mqnC gene encoding cyclic dehypoxanthinyl futalosine synthase, whose product MSRIDTILQGALQGKRLEKEDIIALFESDEIEKMGDTANKIMLKKHPEPITTFVVGRNINYTNICDVYCRFCAFYRAPGSKEGYVLSDETIFRKIQETIDVGGTEILMQGGTNPDLPFEYYLNLLREIKVRFPDITMHSFSPAEIRKMQVVAGNIPIEDVVRQLHEAGLDSLPGGGAEILDDRTRSKISKLKGSWKDWMEVMTTAHKIGMNTTATMVIGFGESMEERALHLLRVRDAQDECLNNGYPSPGFLAFIPWTFQPDNTNMKREKATPEEYLKTLAISRIALDNIDNFQSSWVTMGPEIGKLTLSYGCNDFGSTMIEENVVSAAGTTHKVNIGSTLDIIREAGKIPAQRNTKYKILKVYNENDTVARDFVMQN is encoded by the coding sequence ATGAGTCGGATCGACACGATCCTGCAAGGCGCTCTCCAAGGCAAGAGATTGGAGAAGGAAGACATCATCGCCTTATTCGAATCGGACGAAATCGAGAAGATGGGCGACACCGCCAATAAAATCATGCTCAAAAAACATCCGGAACCGATCACGACCTTCGTGGTGGGACGGAACATCAACTATACGAATATTTGCGACGTTTATTGCCGTTTCTGTGCGTTTTACCGCGCGCCGGGATCGAAGGAAGGTTACGTGCTGTCCGACGAAACGATTTTCCGGAAAATCCAGGAGACGATCGACGTCGGCGGTACCGAAATCCTCATGCAGGGAGGTACCAATCCCGACCTGCCCTTCGAGTATTATTTGAATCTGCTGCGGGAGATTAAAGTCCGGTTCCCGGACATTACGATGCACTCGTTCTCGCCGGCGGAAATCCGCAAAATGCAGGTCGTGGCCGGCAACATCCCGATCGAGGACGTCGTACGCCAGCTGCATGAAGCGGGATTGGATTCCTTGCCGGGCGGCGGAGCGGAAATCCTCGACGACCGTACCCGGTCCAAAATCAGCAAGCTGAAGGGTTCCTGGAAAGATTGGATGGAGGTCATGACGACCGCCCACAAAATCGGCATGAACACAACGGCGACGATGGTCATCGGCTTCGGGGAGTCGATGGAGGAGCGCGCGCTTCACTTGCTCCGCGTCCGCGACGCCCAAGACGAGTGCCTGAACAACGGCTATCCGTCCCCGGGTTTCCTCGCTTTCATTCCGTGGACGTTCCAGCCGGACAACACGAACATGAAACGCGAGAAAGCGACGCCGGAGGAATACCTGAAGACGCTCGCGATCAGCCGCATCGCCCTCGACAACATCGACAACTTCCAGTCGTCCTGGGTGACGATGGGACCGGAAATCGGCAAGTTGACACTGTCTTACGGCTGCAACGACTTCGGAAGCACGATGATAGAAGAGAATGTCGTCTCCGCCGCCGGCACGACGCATAAAGTCAATATCGGTTCGACGCTGGACATTATCCGCGAAGCGGGTAAAATCCCCGCGCAGCGCAATACGAAGTACAAGATCCTTAAAGTCTACAATGAGAACGACACGGTCGCCCGCGACTTCGTCATGCAGAACTGA
- a CDS encoding MalY/PatB family protein, with the protein MTYDFDRVSDRTGTHSYKWDQSEKLFGHADVLPLWVADMDFEPPKEVVEAIVERAKQGVYGYTIRSQEYYEAVCGWLKRRHGWETKPEWITSSPGVVAALSLIVHAFSQPGDKIILQSPVYYPFYDVIRMNGRTVVENALILNDGRYEIDFDLLERQAADGAKLLLLCTPHNPGGRVWTREELTRIGEICVRHGVLVVADEIHQDLVYPGHKHVPFASLDERFANISFTCIATSKTFNLAGLQASSVIIPNDELRRRYNYALKTFSLHMESYFGITSVVSGYTHGDEWLDQLIPYLQGNVDFLIEFVGKRLPEIRVIRPEATYLVWMDCTAISPDPADLKKLMFDEARVAFTEGSVFGKQGEGYLRVNVACPRSTLAEALERFAAAVEARKTR; encoded by the coding sequence ATGACATACGATTTCGACCGGGTATCCGACCGTACGGGAACCCATTCTTACAAATGGGACCAGTCCGAGAAGCTGTTCGGGCATGCAGACGTGCTTCCGTTGTGGGTAGCCGACATGGATTTCGAGCCTCCGAAGGAAGTGGTGGAGGCGATCGTCGAGCGCGCGAAGCAAGGGGTTTACGGCTACACGATCCGTTCACAGGAATATTACGAAGCGGTATGCGGTTGGCTCAAACGCCGTCACGGGTGGGAAACCAAGCCGGAGTGGATCACGTCGAGCCCCGGCGTCGTAGCCGCGTTGAGCCTTATCGTCCATGCGTTCTCGCAGCCTGGGGATAAGATCATTTTGCAGTCTCCCGTTTATTATCCTTTCTACGACGTCATCCGGATGAACGGCAGGACGGTGGTCGAAAACGCGCTCATCCTGAACGACGGCCGCTACGAAATCGACTTCGATCTGCTTGAACGGCAAGCGGCCGACGGGGCCAAGCTTCTGCTGCTTTGCACGCCGCACAATCCGGGCGGCCGCGTCTGGACGCGGGAAGAGCTCACGAGGATCGGGGAAATTTGCGTCCGGCACGGCGTTCTCGTGGTGGCGGACGAAATCCACCAGGATCTCGTCTATCCGGGCCATAAGCACGTTCCGTTCGCCAGCCTCGATGAACGTTTCGCGAACATTTCGTTCACTTGCATCGCCACGAGCAAGACGTTTAATCTGGCGGGACTGCAGGCATCCTCCGTCATCATTCCGAACGACGAGCTTCGTCGGAGATACAACTATGCATTAAAGACGTTTTCCCTTCACATGGAATCGTATTTCGGCATCACGTCCGTCGTGAGCGGTTATACCCATGGCGACGAATGGCTGGATCAGCTCATTCCTTATCTGCAAGGAAACGTCGACTTTTTGATTGAATTCGTGGGCAAACGCCTGCCGGAGATCCGGGTTATCCGGCCGGAAGCTACTTATTTGGTCTGGATGGACTGTACGGCGATTTCCCCGGATCCGGCCGACCTGAAGAAGCTGATGTTCGACGAAGCCCGCGTGGCTTTCACCGAAGGCTCCGTCTTCGGCAAGCAGGGCGAGGGTTACTTGCGCGTCAATGTGGCTTGTCCGAGGTCGACGCTTGCCGAAGCTTTGGAGCGGTTCGCGGCGGCGGTCGAAGCGAGAAAAACGAGATAA
- a CDS encoding RNA polymerase sigma factor, whose product MGILRNTGLPEAYPSEEAMLAEMYRQMLMVAKHKLFDKSDAGDVVQEAWVRILEKQSSLREAEKLIPWAKTITSNVASNANRARKLKSVYDGYVRYLSSLETSPTPEMLAELSDLLGRLDPATRTLLLYKFYYGFKDDEIAAALDVPVGTVKARIHRSKARLLKTAKTGKPGD is encoded by the coding sequence ATGGGGATCCTCCGCAACACCGGTCTTCCCGAGGCCTATCCGTCCGAGGAAGCCATGCTGGCCGAGATGTACAGGCAAATGCTGATGGTCGCGAAGCACAAGCTGTTCGACAAGAGCGATGCGGGAGACGTCGTGCAGGAAGCCTGGGTACGCATTTTAGAGAAGCAATCGTCTCTTCGAGAAGCCGAAAAGCTGATTCCGTGGGCCAAAACGATCACCTCCAATGTCGCATCCAACGCGAACCGTGCGAGAAAGCTGAAGTCGGTTTACGACGGTTATGTCAGGTATTTGTCTTCGCTGGAAACGTCGCCGACGCCCGAAATGTTGGCGGAGCTTTCCGATTTGCTGGGCCGGTTGGATCCCGCGACGCGGACGCTTCTGCTGTATAAATTCTATTACGGGTTCAAGGACGATGAGATCGCCGCGGCGCTGGACGTGCCGGTGGGCACGGTGAAAGCCCGCATCCACCGCAGCAAAGCCCGGCTTCTGAAAACGGCCAAGACCGGGAAACCGGGAGATTAG